The following proteins are co-located in the Hevea brasiliensis isolate MT/VB/25A 57/8 chromosome 11, ASM3005281v1, whole genome shotgun sequence genome:
- the LOC110662975 gene encoding uncharacterized protein LOC110662975: MTVCCPILKLPLSSRFTEYQSESLQVSKIYPSNSPTPFLSLANKSSLQVPRFSRLWKNTTRAMEVQQSGTAVFKAGSSNAPMKLLFVEMGVGYDQHGQDITAAAMRACRDAISSNSIPAFRRGSIPGVSFDQMKLQIKLGVPHSLQQLLDIERVKSVFPYGRILNVEVVDGGLICSSGVCVEEMGDKNEDCYVVNAAVYVGY; this comes from the exons ATGACTGTTTGCTGCCCAATCCTAAAATTGCCACTTTCCTCTCGCTTCACAGAGTATCAATCTGAGAGTCTGCAGGTTTCTAAGATTTACCCATCAAATTCACCAACACCATTTCTTTCTCTAGCAAACAAATCCTCTCTGCAAGTTCCTCGATTTTCACGCCTGTGGAAAAACACAACAAGGGCCATGGAGGTCCAGCAAAGTGGAACTGCAGTCTTTAAAGCTGGCAGCTCAAACGCACCAATGAAGCTCTTGTTCGTGGAGATGGGTGTTGGCTATGATCAACATGG CCAAGATATTACAGCTGCAGCAATGCGAGCATGCAGGGATGCCATCTCTTCCAATTCGATTCCTGCATTTCGCAGAG GGTCCATACCTGGTGTTTCGTTTGACCAAATGAAACTACAAATCAAACTGGGAGTTCCTCATTCTCTTCAGCAATTGTTGGATATCGAAAGGGTCAAGTCTGTCTTTCCTTA TGGGAGGATTCTAAATGTTGAAGTTGTGGATGGTGGACTGATATGCTCAAGCGGCGTGTGTGTTGAGGAAATGGGAGATAAAAATGAAGATTGTTACGTAGTGAATGCTGCAGTATATGTTGGCTACTAG
- the LOC110662974 gene encoding protein CHUP1, chloroplastic codes for MVAGKVRLAMGLQKSPAHPKTETPPKPPLPSPSSGKVAPQKAVFSRSFGVYFPRSSVQVQPRPPDVAELLRLVEELRVRESRLKTELLEFKLLKESVAIVPVLENEISTKNAELEKAVMKMECLESENERLRTEWSEAKVKFEVEMRESEKKIRALEAEIVELKKTLSDKESEELSSSQRFQGLMDFSTKSNLIRNLKKGVKCMDIASASHETHNQKSETLDSKKDEVDVEKPRHSRCNSEELVYSTLSNLRSRVPRVPKPPPKRSSSSNSLSSSTSSSVSDQSVSAPPPPPPPPPPPPAAVKPPAPPPPPPPPKGTRMGPAKVRRVPEVVEFYHSLMRRDSRRESGTGAPDVLPATANARDMIGEIENRSTHLLAIKTDVETQGDFIRFLIKEVENAAFTDIEDVVPFVKWLDDELSYLVDERAVLKHFDWPEQKADALREASFGYCDLKKLESEASSFRDDARQPCGPALKKMQALLEKLEHGVYNLSRMRESATNRYKGFQIPMDWMLETGIVSQIKLASVKLAMKYMKRVSAELETVGGGPEEEELIVQGVRFAFRVHQFAGGFDVETMRAFQELRDKARSCHVQCQSQQQQKLVCRPTPC; via the exons ATGGTTGCTGGAAAGGTCAGGTTGGCAATGGGTCTGCAGAAGTCGCCAGCGCATCCCAAAACTGAAACGCCGCCCAAGCCGCCTCTTCCTTCTCCCAGCTCCGGGAAAGTCGCCCCACAGAAGGCTGTCTTCTCACGTTCTTTCGGTGTTTATTTCCCACGTTCCTCCGTCCAGGTCCAGCCCCGTCCTCCTGATGTTGCTGAGCTTTTACGCCTTGTCGAAGAGCTCCGCGTCCGAGAATCTAGACTAAAAACGGAGCTTCTTGAGTTCAAGCTGTTGAAAGAGAGCGTCGCTATAGTTCCTGTACTGGAGAATGAGATTTCAACAAAAAATGCAGAACTTGAAAAGGCAGTGATGAAGATGGAGTGCTTGGAGAGTGAAAATGAGAGGCTCAGAACAGAGTGGAGCGAAGCGAAGGTTAAGTTTGAAGTAGAGATGAGAGAAAGCGAGAAGAAGATCAGGGCCTTGGAGGCAGAGATTGTGGAGCTGAAGAAAACGTTGTCGGATAAAGAAAGTGAAGAGCTTTCGTCTTCGCAGAGGTTTCAAGGGTTAATGGACTTCTCCACGAAGTCTAATCTGATCAGGAATTTGAAAAAGGGAGTGAAATGTATGGACATTGCAAGTGCAAGTCATGAGACTCACAATCAAAAGTCTGAAACTTTAGATTCCAAGAAAGACGAAGTGGACGTAGAGAAACCGAGGCACTCTAGATGCAACTCGGAGGAACTCGTCTACTCGACTCTGTCTAACCTGAGATCTCGCGTTCCTAGAGTTCCTAAACCACCGCCGAAACGATCGTCATCGTCAAACTCTTTATCCTCATCAACATCATCTAGCGTCTCTGATCAATCCGTTTCAGCACCcccgccaccacctccacctccacctcccccTCCAGCCGCGGTCAAACCACCTGCCCCGCCACCACCTCCGCCTCCGCCAAAGGGTACGAGAATGGGGCCCGCTAAGGTCAGGAGAGTGCCAGAGGTAGTGGAGTTTTATCACTCTCTGATGCGGAGAGATTCTCGGAGGGAGTCTGGTACCGGAGCGCCGGATGTGTTACCGGCAACCGCCAATGCTCGCGACATGATAGGGGAAATCGAGAACAGGTCGACGCATTTGCTGGCG ATAAAAACAGATGTAGAAACACAGGGAGATTTCATAAGGTTTTTGATCAAAGAAGTCGAGAACGCTGCATTTACAGACATTGAAGATGTGGTGCCTTTTGTTAAATGGCTCGATGATGAGCTATCCTATCTG GTGGATGAAAGAGCTGTGCTTAAGCATTTTGATTGGCCAGAGCAGAAGGCAGATGCATTGCGTGAGGCTTCTTTTGGTTATTGTGATCTCAAGAAGTTAGAATCGGAGGCTTCATCTTTTCGTGATGATGCTCGTCAGCCATGTGGTCCTGCTCTCAAGAAAATGCAAGCTTTGCTTGAAAA ATTAGAGCATGGTGTTTACAATTTATCAAGAATGAGAGAATCTGCGACAAACAGATACAAGGGATTTCAAATTCCTATGGATTGGATGCTTGAAACTGGAATTGTAAGCCAg ATCAAGTTGGCTTCTGTAAAACTAGCAATGAAGTATATGAAGAGGGTATCTGCAGAGCTTGAAACTGTTGGTGGTGGGCCTGAAGAAGAAGAGCTGATAGTACAAGGTGTTAGGTTTGCCTTCCGGGTACATCAG TTTGCTGGAGGATTTGATGTGGAAACGATGAGGGCATTCCAAGAGCTAAGAGATAAAGCCAGATCATGTCATGTACAATGCCAAAGCCAGCAACAGCAGAAATTAGTATGCAGGCCTACACCTTGCTAA
- the LOC110662976 gene encoding protein trichome birefringence-like 38, with translation MGLRCHGHFLVSFLFQVIILLLLEEARAQQHYYNVSRLRGRKQVSSCNLFQGRWVVDASYPLYDSSGCPFIDDEFNCQKFGRPDTQYLKYAWQPDSCNLPRFNGVDFLMRWRGKKIMFVGDSLSLNMWESLSCMIHASVATSKTTSVNQDSLHSVTFEDYGVTLFMYRTPYLVDIVQESVGRVLKLDSIEAGNAWKGMDLLIFNSWHWWTHTGKSQPWDYMSDGSGLYKDMNRLEAYYKGMSTWAKWVDLNVDPAKTRVFFQGISPTHYQGREWNQPKKNCYGEAEPLSGSAYPGGAPPAVAVLNKVLSTIEKPVYLLDITTLSQLRKDAHPSIYGEGSGTDCSHWCLPGLPDTWNQLLYAALIM, from the exons ATGGGTTTGAGGTGCCATGGCCATTTCTtggtttcttttctttttcaagttATAATTCTCTTGTTGTTGGAAGAAGCAAGAGCACAGCAACACTACTACAATGTAAGCAGATTGAGAGGAAGAAAGCAAGTGAGTAGCTGCAATTTGTTTCAAGGGAGATGGGTCGTTGATGCTTCTTATCCTCTTTATGATTCTTCAGGGTGTCCCTTTATAGATGATGAGTTTAATTGCCAGAAGTTTGGCAGACCTGATACTCAGTATCTCAAGTATGCTTGGCAACCTGACTCTTGCAACTTACCCAG gttcaatgGTGTGGATTTTTTGATGAGGTGGAGAGGGAAGAAGATAATGTTTGTGGGTGACTCACTGAGTCTAAACATGTGGGAATCGTTGTCCTGCATGATTCATGCGTCAGTGGCCACTAGCAAGACCACCTCCGTGAACCAAGATTCACTTCATTCTGTGACCTTTGAG GACTATGGAGTAACTCTGTTTATGTATAGGACACCATACTTGGTTGACATTGTTCAAGAAAGTGTTGGGAGAGTACTAAAGCTGGACTCCATTGAAGCTGGAAATGCATGGAAAGGGATGGACTTGCTCATCTTCAACTCATGGCACTGGTGGACTCATACTGGAAAATCTCAACC ATGGGACTATATGAGTGATGGATCAGGATTGTATAAGGACATGAACAGGTTAGAAGCATATTATAAAGGGATGTCAACATGGGCAAAGTGGGTTGATCTTAACGTTGATCCTGCCAAAACCAGAGTCTTTTTCCAGGGGATTTCTCCCACTCATTATCA GGGCAGGGAATGGAATCAACCAAAGAAGAATTGTTATGGAGAAGCAGAGCCCCTGTCAGGTTCTGCTTATCCAGGTGGGGCACCTCCAGCTGTTGCTGTGTTGAACAAGgtgttaagtacaattgagaaACCTGTTTATCTACTAGACATAACGACACTCTCACAATTAAGAAAAGATGCTCACCCTTCCATTTATGGTGAAGGCTCTGGCACAGACTGCAGTCACTGGTGCCTTCCTGGATTGCCTGACACTTGGAACCAACTCCTATATGCAGCTCTCATCATGTGA
- the LOC110662977 gene encoding 50S ribosomal protein L34, chloroplastic yields the protein MALTASLSTVSCTPPPWVSTRSVPTARGPSTSLSLFTGSKPRSNFSINVFSNSASRSGLLHCSFLSSSLAFPSSFSGLSLGLDMNSSGVRKERGYGLVVRAGKAALCQTKRNRSRKSLARTHGFRRRMKTTSGRAVLKRRRAKGRWLLCTKSNPNSGKRHL from the exons ATGGCACTGACAGCTTCATTATCGACGGTTTCGTGTACACCGCCACCATGGGTGTCGACTCGAAGCGTGCCAACTGCTCGTGGTCCATCAACTTCTCTGTCTCTCTTTACTGGTTCAAAACCAAGAAGCAATTTCTCAATAAATGTGTTCAGCAACTCTGCATCTCGCTCAGGACTTCTTCACTGctcctttctctcttcttctctcgCATTCCCTTCTTCCTTTTCAG GTTTGTCTTTGGGATTGGATATGAATTCTAGTGGGGTAAGAAAGGAAAGAGGCTACGGCCTAGTAGTCAGAGCTGGAAAGGCTGCTCTTTGTCAAACCAAGAGGAACAGGTCTCGGAAGTCTCTGGCCAGGACTCATGGCTTCCGTCGAAGGATGAAAACCACCAGTGGAAGGGCAGTGTTGAAACGTCGACGTGCCAAGGGACGATGGCTCCTTTGCACCAAGTCCAACCCTAATTCAGGAAAACGTCATCTTTAA